CGAGCCGCTGTCATACGCCATGTCCAGCGCCACCACATCGTCGAGGGCCTCCTGCAGCAGCAGGCCCATCGGACGGAACTTCTTGTCCCACGGCAGCCCCTGCCTGGTGCGCGAGTGGACGTTGCCGGAGAGCACCACATAGAAGCGATTCTTCGCCGACTCCACCTGATGCTTCACCGTGGCGGCCATCGCCGTCTCGCGCGCCTGCCCCTGGGCCATCGGGTGGTCGAAGACGAAGACCTCCACGTCCAGCCCGCGCGAGCGCAGCTGGCGCAGCTGCTCCAGCATGTTCGCCACCGCCTCGCTGCTACGGCCGTCCGGGTAGGGGCTGCGCCAGAAGGGCGCCTCCATCAGCTTCAGCCAGTCGTCCTCGCCGCCCGCGCTCTCCAGGAACGCGTCCACTCGCGTCTGGTTCTCCAGTGGCAGCTCCAGCCCCACCGTCACCGGCGTTCCCGCCACCATCACCTGACAGGCGGTCTGCGCCACGAAGCGCGGCACCTCCTGCGTGCCGTGCATCTCGCCCAGCAGCAGCACCCCACCCTGCTTCACCTGCTTGCCCAGGCCGATGATGGGCAGCCCGCATTCGATGGCCATGGCGTTGGGAGCGGCCTTCGCGTCGGGCGCCCGGGCCACCTGCACCGGCTGCGCTTTCTCCTTCTCCAGCTTCGGCGCCACCGAGCGGAACACCCGCCACTCCATCACCAGGTCTCGCGAGCCCTGCCCGGACTCCGCGAAGTGGGAGT
This DNA window, taken from Pyxidicoccus xibeiensis, encodes the following:
- a CDS encoding ChaN family lipoprotein → MRVMAYAAVLLACIGVGCAARMSELDIPDREAIYDRPLEEMWPEVRQFFTENSLPFREDKGSMVLQTEWRQEFGGSKVAGFWHRYMVLGKRESPTQSKLWIIRITKSANKALSKPGKEIDWGVSRALGANGGDGEISVEDMEAYFDAPQGENSHFAESGQGSRDLVMEWRVFRSVAPKLEKEKAQPVQVARAPDAKAAPNAMAIECGLPIIGLGKQVKQGGVLLLGEMHGTQEVPRFVAQTACQVMVAGTPVTVGLELPLENQTRVDAFLESAGGEDDWLKLMEAPFWRSPYPDGRSSEAVANMLEQLRQLRSRGLDVEVFVFDHPMAQGQARETAMAATVKHQVESAKNRFYVVLSGNVHSRTRQGLPWDKKFRPMGLLLQEALDDVVALDMAYDSGSAWICAVDSKGVKDRLDCGIRNAKGKDNGDRFFVHRWAGVNESGYHGVFYVGPVNASVPAVQRGLGRPGADENSARSASEQDASSAASH